Proteins from a genomic interval of Nocardioides jishulii:
- the recO gene encoding DNA repair protein RecO, producing the protein MPLYRDEAVVLRTHKLGEADRIITLLTRHHGLVRAVAKGVRRTTSRWGARLEPFTHVDLQLAEGRSLDTITQAETLEPFHAAMALDYDRYTAATVMLETAEKLVVEEHEPAVQQFLLLVGGLRAMVSGAHPPGQVLDSYLLRSLSVAGYAPSFDHCVRCGTEGPHRFFHPSAGGVLCVVCRMPGSATPAPNTLLLLGALLTGDWPVVHASDQRTRREASGLVAAYLAWHLERGLRSLEYVER; encoded by the coding sequence GTGCCTCTCTACCGCGACGAGGCGGTCGTGCTGCGCACTCACAAGCTGGGTGAGGCGGACCGCATCATCACCCTGCTGACCCGCCACCACGGCTTGGTGCGCGCGGTCGCCAAGGGGGTACGCCGCACGACCTCGCGCTGGGGCGCGCGGCTCGAGCCCTTCACGCACGTCGACCTCCAGCTGGCCGAGGGGCGTTCCCTCGACACCATCACCCAGGCGGAGACGCTGGAGCCCTTCCACGCGGCAATGGCGTTGGACTACGACCGCTACACGGCGGCGACGGTGATGCTGGAGACGGCCGAGAAGCTGGTCGTCGAGGAGCACGAGCCCGCCGTGCAGCAGTTCCTCCTTCTCGTCGGGGGTCTGCGCGCCATGGTCTCCGGTGCCCATCCGCCGGGGCAGGTGCTGGACTCCTACCTGCTGCGCTCGCTGTCGGTGGCCGGCTACGCACCCTCGTTCGACCACTGCGTGCGCTGTGGCACGGAGGGGCCGCACCGGTTCTTCCACCCGTCGGCGGGCGGCGTCCTCTGCGTCGTGTGCCGCATGCCGGGATCCGCGACCCCGGCCCCGAACACCTTGCTCCTGCTGGGCGCGCTGCTGACCGGCGACTGGCCGGTCGTGCACGCCTCCGACCAGCGCACCCGTCGGGAGGCGAGCGGGCTGGTCGCCGCCTACCTCGCGTGGCACCTCGAGCGAGGACTGCGTTCGCTGGAGTACGTCGAGCGCTAG
- a CDS encoding metal ABC transporter permease — MPDFWSLLGYDFMQLALLAALFTGLAVPAVGTYLVQRRMALMGDGLGHVAVTGVAIGLVTGTAPTWTAVIAAVIGAVAIELIRERGRSGGDVALALLFYGGLAGGIFVAGLGGDGASRLQQFLFGSIMTITRGDVYVTMVLALVLVVLCLGLSPQLFAVAHDPDFAKVAGLNVRAYNLLVAVLAAVSVTVAMRSVGLLLVSALMVIPVATAQQVTSSFRRTLVMSMAVGTVAAVGGLLLAAAASYRADVAPGASIVLVSLAIFLVAWPFGAWVRRRQRRLTPFTDPAPEEHLLSGEHPHEHGDGCGHEAVDHGDHVDYLHDGHRHAPHGAHYDEH; from the coding sequence ATGCCTGACTTCTGGTCACTCCTGGGCTACGACTTCATGCAGCTCGCGCTGCTCGCCGCGCTCTTCACCGGTCTCGCCGTGCCCGCCGTCGGCACCTACCTCGTGCAGCGTCGGATGGCCCTGATGGGCGACGGACTCGGGCACGTCGCCGTGACCGGGGTCGCGATCGGCCTCGTCACCGGTACCGCCCCCACCTGGACGGCCGTCATCGCGGCCGTCATCGGGGCGGTGGCCATCGAGCTGATCCGTGAGCGTGGCAGGTCGGGCGGCGACGTCGCCCTGGCCCTGCTCTTCTACGGCGGCCTGGCCGGCGGCATCTTCGTCGCCGGACTCGGCGGCGACGGCGCGTCACGGCTCCAGCAGTTCCTCTTCGGCTCGATCATGACGATCACCCGTGGCGACGTGTACGTGACCATGGTGCTGGCCCTGGTGCTGGTGGTGCTCTGCCTCGGCCTCTCCCCGCAGCTCTTCGCGGTGGCCCACGACCCGGACTTCGCGAAGGTGGCCGGACTCAACGTCCGCGCCTACAACCTGCTGGTCGCCGTGCTGGCCGCGGTGTCGGTGACGGTGGCGATGCGCAGCGTCGGGCTGCTGCTCGTCTCCGCCCTGATGGTGATCCCGGTGGCGACCGCCCAGCAGGTGACGAGCTCCTTCCGCCGCACCCTGGTGATGTCGATGGCCGTGGGCACGGTCGCGGCCGTCGGTGGACTGCTGCTCGCCGCGGCCGCCTCCTACCGCGCCGACGTGGCGCCGGGCGCCTCGATCGTGCTGGTCAGCCTGGCGATCTTCCTCGTCGCCTGGCCGTTCGGAGCGTGGGTGCGTCGCCGTCAACGGCGGCTCACCCCGTTCACGGATCCGGCGCCGGAGGAGCACCTGCTCAGCGGGGAGCACCCCCACGAGCACGGCGACGGCTGCGGACACGAGGCAGTGGATCACGGGGACCACGTCGACTACCTCCACGACGGCCACCGACACGCACCGCACGGAGCGCACTATGACGAGCACTGA
- a CDS encoding Fur family transcriptional regulator, with the protein MTSTDSSLTSNGATSTGATGPEPGPGTLRPTRQRTAVTEALTRVDDFRSAQEIHEMLSDAGEKVGLATVYRTLAALSEAGVVDVLRTEDGESLYRRCVAEHHHHHLVCRTCGATVEIEGPAVEAWAAAVAREHGYADISHELELFGTCRACATG; encoded by the coding sequence ATGACGAGCACTGACTCCTCCCTCACGAGCAACGGAGCCACGAGCACCGGAGCCACCGGCCCCGAGCCCGGTCCCGGCACGCTGCGGCCGACGCGGCAGCGTACGGCGGTGACGGAGGCGCTGACCCGGGTCGACGACTTCCGCTCGGCGCAGGAGATCCACGAGATGCTCAGCGACGCCGGCGAGAAGGTCGGCCTGGCCACCGTCTACCGCACGTTGGCGGCGCTCTCGGAGGCCGGTGTGGTCGACGTGCTGCGCACCGAGGACGGCGAGTCGCTCTACCGTCGCTGCGTCGCCGAGCACCACCACCATCACCTGGTCTGCCGCACCTGCGGCGCGACGGTGGAGATCGAGGGGCCTGCGGTCGAGGCGTGGGCCGCGGCCGTCGCGCGCGAGCACGGCTACGCCGACATCAGCCACGAGCTGGAGCTCTTCGGCACCTGCCGTGCCTGCGCCACCGGCTGA
- the leuA gene encoding 2-isopropylmalate synthase: MTHLSNTANQQKPSPMPFGRYRAFEPVTVPDRTWPSQKITRAPRWLSTDLRDGNQALIDPMTPARKLEMFELLVKMGYKEIEVGFPSASQTDFDFVRELIEGDRIPDDVQISVLTQAREDLIERTAESLAGAPRATIHMYNATAPLFQRVVFGVTPDECVDIAVRGTELVMKYAEKYLAPIVGSGDFGYQYSPEIFTQSDTDFALSVCEAVSDVWQPEAGREIILNLPATVEMSTPNTYADQIEYFSRGLTRREHSAISLHPHNDRGTAVAATELGLMAGGDRVEGCLFGHGERTGNVDLVTLGMNLFSQGIDPQIDFSDIDEVRRTVEYCTNLPVHPRHPYAGDLVYTAFSGSHQDAIKKGLEDLERRADEQGISVRDIEWEAPYLPIDPKDVGRSYEAVIRVNSQSGKGGVAYVLKAEHNLDLPRRAQIEFSRVIQQRTDAEGGEITPEKIWDVFSAEYLERTEPLRLNSVHTSSAAGEKDQLTVNVYVDGEARTLTGEGNGPINAFTNALADLVASEQAAGNPAYAGRGDVRVLDYAEHALSAGGDAIAAAYVECAVGDKVLWGVGLDANIVTASLKAVVSAVNRA, translated from the coding sequence ATGACCCACCTGAGCAACACCGCCAACCAGCAGAAGCCGAGTCCGATGCCGTTCGGCCGCTACCGGGCGTTCGAGCCTGTCACGGTGCCCGACCGCACCTGGCCCTCGCAGAAGATCACCCGTGCCCCCCGCTGGCTCTCCACGGACCTGCGCGACGGCAACCAGGCGCTGATCGACCCGATGACGCCGGCCCGCAAGCTGGAGATGTTCGAGCTGCTGGTCAAGATGGGCTACAAGGAGATCGAGGTCGGCTTCCCGAGCGCGAGCCAGACCGACTTCGACTTCGTCCGCGAGCTGATCGAGGGCGACCGGATCCCCGACGACGTCCAGATCTCGGTGCTGACCCAGGCCCGTGAGGACCTGATCGAGCGCACCGCCGAGTCCCTGGCCGGGGCGCCGCGCGCGACGATCCACATGTACAACGCCACCGCGCCGCTCTTCCAGCGCGTGGTCTTCGGCGTCACCCCCGACGAGTGCGTCGACATCGCGGTGCGTGGCACCGAGCTGGTGATGAAGTACGCGGAGAAGTACCTGGCCCCGATCGTCGGCAGCGGCGACTTCGGCTACCAGTACAGCCCCGAGATCTTCACCCAGTCCGACACCGACTTCGCGCTGAGCGTCTGCGAGGCCGTCAGCGACGTGTGGCAGCCCGAGGCCGGTCGCGAGATCATCCTCAACCTGCCGGCGACCGTCGAGATGTCGACGCCCAACACCTACGCCGACCAGATCGAGTACTTCAGCCGTGGCCTGACCCGCCGTGAGCACTCGGCCATCAGCCTGCACCCGCACAACGACCGCGGCACCGCGGTGGCGGCCACCGAGCTGGGCCTGATGGCCGGCGGCGACCGCGTCGAGGGCTGCCTCTTCGGCCACGGTGAGCGCACCGGCAACGTCGACCTGGTCACGCTGGGCATGAACCTCTTCAGCCAGGGGATCGACCCGCAGATCGACTTCTCCGACATCGACGAGGTCCGCCGCACGGTCGAGTACTGCACCAACCTGCCGGTCCACCCGCGCCACCCGTACGCCGGCGACCTGGTCTACACGGCCTTCTCCGGCTCGCACCAGGACGCGATCAAGAAGGGTCTCGAGGACCTGGAGCGCCGGGCCGACGAGCAGGGCATCTCGGTGCGCGACATCGAGTGGGAGGCCCCCTACCTGCCGATCGACCCCAAGGACGTGGGCCGCAGCTACGAGGCCGTCATCCGGGTCAACAGCCAGTCGGGCAAGGGCGGTGTCGCCTACGTGCTGAAGGCCGAGCACAACCTCGACCTGCCGCGACGCGCGCAGATCGAGTTCAGCCGCGTGATCCAGCAGCGCACCGACGCCGAGGGCGGCGAGATCACCCCGGAGAAGATCTGGGACGTCTTCAGCGCCGAGTACCTGGAGCGCACCGAGCCACTGCGCCTCAACTCCGTGCACACCTCGTCGGCTGCCGGCGAGAAGGACCAGCTGACCGTCAACGTCTACGTCGACGGTGAGGCCCGCACCCTCACGGGCGAGGGCAACGGCCCCATCAACGCCTTCACCAACGCACTCGCCGACCTGGTGGCCAGCGAGCAGGCGGCGGGCAACCCGGCGTACGCAGGCCGTGGCGACGTCCGTGTCCTGGACTACGCCGAGCACGCCCTCTCGGCGGGAGGCGACGCCATCGCAGCCGCGTACGTCGAGTGCGCCGTCGGCGACAAGGTGCTGTGGGGCGTCGGGCTCGACGCCAACATCGTCACCGCGTCCCTCAAGGCCGTCGTGAGCGCGGTCAACCGGGCCTGA
- a CDS encoding flavodoxin family protein, protein MESSPPRLLVVHHSPTPGARALTGAVLAGTRDPELAELGDLEVVVREALEARADDVRSADGLLLGTPANFGYMSGALKHFFDSTFLHLGGALSDDGRGAEAHGSGSTLPYALWVHGRYDTVGATRSVESIVQALPWRRVLPPLELLGEVDDAALGAAHELGATVAALTLESR, encoded by the coding sequence ATGGAGTCCAGCCCGCCCCGACTGCTGGTGGTGCACCACTCGCCCACCCCTGGGGCCCGTGCCCTCACCGGTGCTGTGCTCGCCGGCACCCGCGATCCCGAGCTCGCCGAGCTGGGCGACCTCGAGGTGGTCGTGCGCGAGGCGCTCGAGGCCCGGGCCGACGACGTACGCAGTGCCGATGGCCTGCTGCTCGGCACCCCGGCCAACTTCGGCTACATGAGTGGGGCGCTCAAGCACTTCTTCGACTCCACGTTCCTGCACCTCGGCGGGGCGCTCTCCGACGACGGCCGGGGAGCCGAGGCCCACGGGTCCGGCTCCACGCTGCCCTACGCCCTGTGGGTGCACGGGCGCTACGACACGGTGGGCGCGACGCGCTCGGTGGAGTCGATCGTCCAGGCGCTGCCCTGGCGCCGGGTCCTGCCTCCCCTGGAGCTCCTCGGTGAGGTCGACGACGCCGCGCTGGGCGCCGCCCACGAGCTGGGAGCCACCGTGGCCGCCCTGACGCTGGAGTCGCGATGA
- a CDS encoding metal ABC transporter ATP-binding protein — protein sequence MLSRRQSAPDATPVVLRNGSVTIEGRPVLRGIDLTVTSGEFIALMGANGSGKSTLVRALTGLRPLASGELELFATPIDHFHDWRRVGYVPQRSTATSGVPASVWEVVASGRLTRRGVLRPLTRADRRVIDEAISLVGLEAKARAGVSTLSGGQHQRALIARALAGEPDLLFLDEPTAGVDLPNQLALADTLRTLKERGSTVVLVAHELGPMESLVDRAVVLRDGRVVHDGPRLTDAQVHDPDLGHAHHHPSPPARDHVPHVLAPFDDTSQRQEDEH from the coding sequence ATGCTGAGCCGCAGGCAGAGCGCCCCCGACGCGACGCCAGTGGTGCTGCGCAACGGCTCGGTGACGATCGAGGGTCGTCCCGTCCTGCGCGGCATCGACCTCACGGTCACCTCGGGCGAGTTCATCGCGCTCATGGGCGCGAACGGCTCGGGAAAGTCCACCCTGGTGCGCGCCCTGACCGGGCTCCGGCCCCTGGCCAGCGGAGAGCTCGAGCTCTTCGCCACCCCCATCGACCACTTCCACGACTGGCGCCGGGTGGGCTACGTGCCCCAGCGCAGCACCGCCACCTCGGGCGTCCCCGCCTCCGTCTGGGAGGTGGTCGCGTCGGGACGACTGACGCGACGCGGCGTCCTGCGTCCGTTGACCCGTGCCGACCGACGGGTCATCGACGAGGCGATCTCCCTGGTCGGGCTCGAGGCGAAGGCCCGTGCCGGCGTCTCGACCCTGTCGGGCGGCCAGCACCAGCGCGCCCTCATCGCGCGCGCCCTGGCGGGTGAGCCGGACCTCCTCTTCCTCGACGAGCCGACCGCCGGGGTCGACCTGCCCAACCAGCTGGCGCTGGCCGACACCCTCCGCACCCTCAAGGAGCGCGGGTCGACGGTCGTGCTGGTGGCCCACGAGCTCGGTCCGATGGAGTCCTTGGTCGACCGGGCCGTCGTGCTCCGGGACGGCAGGGTCGTGCACGACGGACCCCGCCTGACCGACGCCCAGGTCCACGACCCGGACCTCGGCCACGCCCACCACCACCCGTCGCCCCCCGCACGCGACCACGTTCCCCACGTGCTGGCACCCTTCGACGACACGAGCCAGCGGCAGGAGGACGAGCACTGA
- a CDS encoding metal ABC transporter substrate-binding protein, with translation MSFSRRAVSTLAALSATALVATGCGAMSGDNSDDGELRVAAGYYPLAWVAERVAGDAAEVTSLSRPGQDAHDAELTMNARAAISDADLVLVNGGFQPGVDQAAEQSPGEVLDAAEVLDLRPTVDHDDHDHGASDDDHDEHGDDEHDGHDHGDVDPHFWLDPLLMADLADRVAESLGTIAPDEADDFAANAAELRDELEELDADYTEGLSTCARSTVVVSHDAFGYLSRYGLEFEPIAGLSPGAEPTPADLARLRKLIRDEGVTTVFNETLAPVELADSLARSAGVSTAVLDPIEGLPKSAGDADYFSLMRDNLAALRKANGC, from the coding sequence ATGAGCTTCTCCCGCCGCGCAGTGTCCACCCTCGCCGCCCTCTCCGCCACCGCTCTCGTGGCCACGGGGTGTGGCGCGATGAGCGGGGACAACTCGGACGACGGAGAGCTCCGCGTGGCCGCCGGCTACTACCCCTTGGCCTGGGTGGCCGAACGCGTCGCCGGTGACGCCGCCGAGGTCACCTCCCTCTCCCGCCCCGGGCAGGACGCGCACGACGCCGAGCTCACCATGAACGCCCGCGCTGCGATCAGCGACGCCGACCTGGTCCTGGTCAACGGCGGATTCCAGCCCGGCGTCGACCAGGCCGCCGAGCAGTCACCCGGCGAGGTGCTGGACGCTGCCGAGGTGCTGGACCTGCGCCCGACGGTGGACCACGACGACCACGACCACGGCGCGTCGGACGACGACCACGACGAGCACGGAGACGACGAGCACGACGGGCACGACCACGGCGACGTCGACCCGCACTTCTGGCTCGACCCGCTGCTGATGGCCGACCTCGCCGACCGCGTCGCCGAGAGCCTCGGCACGATCGCCCCGGACGAGGCGGACGACTTCGCCGCCAACGCCGCCGAGCTGCGCGACGAGCTCGAGGAGCTCGACGCCGACTACACCGAGGGCCTCAGCACGTGTGCCCGCAGCACCGTGGTGGTGAGCCACGACGCCTTCGGCTACCTCTCCCGCTACGGGCTGGAGTTCGAGCCGATCGCCGGCCTCTCCCCCGGCGCCGAGCCGACCCCGGCCGACCTGGCCCGGCTGCGGAAGCTGATCCGCGACGAGGGCGTGACGACCGTCTTCAACGAGACGCTCGCGCCGGTCGAGCTGGCCGACTCGCTGGCCCGCAGCGCCGGCGTCTCCACCGCCGTCCTCGATCCCATCGAGGGCCTGCCCAAGAGCGCGGGCGACGCCGACTACTTCTCCCTGATGCGGGACAACCTCGCCGCACTGCGGAAGGCCAACGGATGCTGA
- a CDS encoding isoprenyl transferase, which yields MWARGAGPRTRLRDVNRPVRRPTPHPSGATPPPIPAELVPHHVAVVMDGNGRWAKERGLPRTRGHEQGESSLFDVVEGAIEIGVKAISAYAFSTENWSRSPEEVRFLMGFNRDVIRRRRDEMHELGVRVRWAGRAPKLWRSVIKELRIAEEMTKDNTVCTLTMCVNYGGRAEIVDAVQAIARKVAEGELDPKRITEKTIASHLYVPELSDADMVWRTSGEQRLSNFMTWQSAYSEFIFSDVLWPDVDRRHLWAAIDEYARRDRRYGGAVPNQV from the coding sequence ATGTGGGCCCGGGGGGCTGGCCCAAGAACTAGGCTGCGCGATGTGAACCGCCCAGTCCGCAGGCCCACCCCCCATCCGTCCGGCGCCACCCCGCCGCCGATCCCGGCGGAGCTGGTGCCGCACCACGTCGCCGTCGTGATGGACGGCAACGGCCGCTGGGCCAAGGAGCGTGGACTGCCGCGTACGCGCGGTCACGAGCAGGGGGAGTCCTCCCTCTTCGACGTGGTCGAAGGCGCGATCGAGATCGGGGTCAAGGCGATCTCGGCCTACGCGTTCTCGACGGAGAACTGGTCCCGCTCGCCCGAGGAGGTGCGCTTCCTGATGGGCTTCAACCGCGACGTCATCCGGCGCCGCCGCGACGAGATGCACGAGCTGGGCGTGCGGGTCCGCTGGGCGGGCCGCGCCCCGAAGCTGTGGCGCTCGGTCATCAAGGAGCTCCGGATCGCGGAGGAGATGACGAAGGACAACACCGTCTGCACCTTGACGATGTGCGTCAACTACGGCGGCCGCGCCGAGATCGTCGACGCCGTGCAGGCGATCGCACGCAAGGTGGCCGAGGGAGAGCTCGACCCGAAGCGGATCACCGAGAAGACGATCGCTTCGCACCTCTACGTCCCCGAGCTCTCCGACGCCGACATGGTCTGGCGTACGTCGGGGGAGCAGCGGCTGAGCAACTTCATGACCTGGCAGTCGGCCTACTCGGAGTTCATCTTCTCCGACGTGCTGTGGCCCGACGTCGACCGGCGCCACCTGTGGGCGGCGATCGACGAGTACGCCCGTCGTGACCGCCGCTACGGCGGCGCGGTGCCCAACCAGGTCTGA